The sequence below is a genomic window from Daphnia pulicaria isolate SC F1-1A chromosome 6, SC_F0-13Bv2, whole genome shotgun sequence.
AagattctgtttttttttttcgctaaaCTGTTGTGAATTATCCTCCTAAAATGTGTTGAATTGCCTTGTGAATTATGCGTCCGtgttcttccctttttccaaacgaaaacacaaacacaattgACGACGACATTCTTTTTCGCCCTTTTTCTGAATGAGGATTCCACTTTTATGCCAATGGTTTCCTCaaaccattttgtttttttcaacatGTGTCCAGTTTAAATATTTCCGATTGGTCGGATTGTGTTATGATATCCTTGTCGTCGAGATTTTTAAGGAAAAgggaacaaattttaaaatacaattcaaataataacaattttaatCTTGATGTGATTTGTACCGAAACCTGCTTGTGTGTCATTCCCTTTTACTTGTTGAATTGATTGAAGCTTTTCAACGATGCCCTAAAAGTGAATATTTACTGTCtttaaaagaattgaattgcAAATTAGTGGTCCCGTCTAGACCAATGTCGGAAGGCGAAATTGATTGGCAGATTTCCTTTCTTATTTCTCGAgtcattttaaatgttgacaACGTCGACAAGCGGATTCCTCTTGTTTGGATTGAACCGCCTTGGAAGCGTGCGTGACTCGTTTCGCAACTAGTTTTCTCACGGTTCATTTTCTCGCGGGTCTTCCACCTCCTGACGCTATCTAGCGATCGTCAAAGGAGACATGGACAAAGTGCCAAATTCGGTTTTCAAGGTTCATCACTTTGTAATTTAGCCAACTGAAATCAATGACCAGACACGCCGGAAGTTTGCTGCTGCAATACTAAGCAGAATGGTGACGTAATTCTTGTTTAATTGCGAATCATCTGACCAGTTTGACAACTCTGACACCGCTGTAAAAAGGTAACCTATCCTCCTGCCAAGGTAAGGAGAACAGAGGATGGACAACAAAAGTCGAAAGTTGAAAGGATTTTGGCAATACAAAACGACAAAGTgttttttaagtttgaaagaaagagATGCCACGTGAACAACAGTGCCTGTCTCAATGTCACGAAGTGTCGGTTATACtggtaacatttttttttaaacaataattTTAAAGCGCTTCTTAAGTTTGTTATGCACTCACAGTCTTAGACACTGATACGTGTTCAGTATAAAATTCAAGTTcatgaaatggaaatgaaaaggaaTCGCTTTCTTTAGACTGTCGCAATTTGTGGAGAGTTCCGGTTCTGTTGAAACACTTTTCAAAGAAGCCAAAGGACGTCATTGAAAATCTGGAAGTCAATTATTCACGGGAAATGGAACTGGTTTTCATGTTGCACTAGTATCGATCGCGTGTCTTATTCACGATTTCGAAACGAAAGTTCCGACTAGTTTGATATCATTTAATTCATtccaagaaattcttccacgTCCAATTGAATCCAAAAGTTGTTCCACTCATCAATATAAAAAGCGCAGCCAAATTCCTTTGATGCGGTCCTTTCGTAAGCTCTGAAACCGAAATTTGCCCTCCATTGTTGACGAATCAAAGAGTTCCGCATTCATCAATTACTGGTTCGTTAATTCTTATAGAAATTCAACATATCTAAGCAACGGATTGCGTCACGAACTATAAGTAAGTAGACTCCTTTAGAAATCTATTTTACGTTTCATccgatgtttttaaaaaataatacgatttttctttccgtcAACACCATCTAGCGTCTGATGCAGCAAGGTCTTTTAAGATGCGTCCTAAAGCGCCAAAATTTGACTGGCTTTTAAATGGGTCCGCACTTGCGCCCCACCCGGACGGTTtatgagaaaaagaataaataacgaCCTTAACAACTGTCCCAGtggattgtttttcttatcagCTAGTGAAAGTATAAGGTTCAATATATACTCTCTCCCATCTCAAAACATTGGAAACGCTATGGATACGTGAGGCAGCATAACAATTCCGATGGGACCCCGCCCTTTTTTCGGGCCTAGTTCAATACACAGTGGTCGTCGATGGATGGACCTGTTCCGGCTTTTTCCAAGGTCTACATGCCTTATCAGAGGGTGTAATCTGTCTTTTGACCTCCGACGACCTTGCATTAGCCCAGTTCTATTAGTTCATCTCTCTTTCCTCGAGAGTTTTTTTGGGCAACAGAATTATTACTATATGCGCCCTTCTGTCCATCTTGACGTTAGTACGTGGTGTGGTATATAGGCGAAGTGACTTGGCAGTTTCTTTCCATCATTTCATTTGGCTCCGGAGCCGTGATCGCGTCAGttctaaaattcaatttgcatTATGGATATCTTTGGAAGTGCCTTGATTAGCCCATCCGTTTCGTGGGCAATCAATCGTAACATTGCCAGTTCCAATGACCGGAAAAGAGCTCACGAATCCGACGATGAAGAAACAACTGAACCGGATCAGCTGGAAAAATCGGACAAGTATTCAAATTATAAAACCGGTGGTGAGTGATtggaaagttttattttaaattgagtTTGAACCAAATGTGAATTTCCCGCCTTGTTTTGCTATTTCAGTCAAGACACCATTAGTCAGCAAATCGTCGTTAGGAGGTAAATTCAAAGAATTGTTTCGACGAGTTAACGGATCTAATGAAGAAGCTCAATCTCTACTCGCTAGTAGTCGATCGACAAACAAGCCAATCATTCCACGCGATGTAATTATTTTCTATTGAAATATCTCTATCCAAAAATTGCTAAAACACCCTGCTGATTTCTGTGTGGGCTTTTTCCTAGAAAATCAAGATTGCCGGCAAGCGATTACGGAAAGCGCttcatcaatcaatcaaatacATGGCAATTGGCATGGAGAATATGGGCACAATGATTTACATCTCAACCAACGTACCCAGTTCGATTTATTATAGTCGAAACAACGACAACTACTACCCAAACATGCCTTACTGCTAGTCGTCAGCGTTCATTCATCAGTCAACAACTTTTTGATGCGTTTGTGGTGTaaacaattatttgttttgatgGGATATTACGGAATTCTCAGGAAATCAGTCTTGGACGCTAACGCCACCTATCCTCAAGCAGACGTACTCGATTAACATTTGTCGACGGAATTCCTTATTTTTGTCATATTTTTAACTAAAAATACCAAACAATCTGATAAAAACTCGTCACATCAGTCACGTAGAATAATACACGACGTTTCCTTTGTTTTATACGAAATTCCAGCTGTTGGCTTGTTGGCAGATTAAATTGTGATCTCAGTTCCCAAGTATATCCGACGGTTGCATTTAGCTCGGCTGGTCGCAGCCGAGTATACTTTATTTCCCTATGAGTGGAAGAGGTTGGGTGttgcctgtgtgtgtgtacctcgTAGAGTTCTGTCAATGGCTTCGCGTGACGAAGACGAGCCTGAGATTCTGCAAGTTCTGTTGTGTTGGGACTGAACCCACCGCCCCGTTCAGCCCATGGTTATTGCCATTTTCTCAAGTGAttcgaatgttttttttttaagtttgttttaGTGTTTTAATTTGTAACTCCACCGTGAGGCAGAACGGGGCTCTTACTCATACGCCGCGCATACACACAGCCGAAAAAGAATGTCTAGACAAAtctaaagggaaaaaaacacaagacggAAAAATCTCGAGTGTGTTGAACGGTATTTCACTTCGTGCCTGTGTGCTGACGGCTTCATATTTTCTCTTTCGACGTGTTGGGTTTTCATCTCCACACAATCAACTCCTTTTTTAGTGAGATTGCCACGGACTTTGGATCTGGCCGTAAGATGATGAGCTGATAAAAAGACAATTCACTTGGAACCTGAAGTGTATTGGCCAGCTGATCAAACTACGACACCAGGTATGGTATGCCAAGAGTTTCTTTTCAATGTCGACTACACTTATCACTTTTCCGTCCCAAACATCCCAGTCAAAACAGACAGGTCGGTCCAGACAGGCAAGTTATGGGTCtggcatttccattttttttatagggTGCTCAACAACATCCGACTGAACGACTGGCAGAGAGTGTGTCATGTAATCTAATCTGCTGATATACAGCCCCGTGGAGTGTTTACCATGAAAATTATTACTCAGCCTGCGTGCTGCAGTCAGGACAGCATTTGCAAAGCACCCACATCGTAACCAACAGATAGAGATGTGGGTGCTGCTCCTCCTAAAGGCCTCGTAATCAATATTCCTGGCTGTCGTGCCTGGCTGTGCCTGATgccaacttttctctccccattCGAGTTGTGTGATTGCCGATAGTGTGACGACAAAGACGATATGTCTGCTGTCCTTTTGCTCTGTGTACGTAATGGAAAGTGTCTTTAAGGAAGTTGAAACGATTGGCTCGCCAGTGTTGATCATGTCTACATAAGGTGATGCCagagtgtacacacacaccaagtgtggtgtgtgtgtgaaagggGGAGGTGTAGGAAAATAACGAGAAGAGGTTGGTGAGAGGGTAGCACCTGAATCGTGACTTCGCATTCGGgaggaaataaagaaaaagaaacacacacacacagagcgtCGGGCCGATGCGGGGGAGACGGGCGGTTATGCGGAAGAGTTGGCTGGTTCCTTAGCTACGGatgatttctctttctctctgtgtgtgtgtgtgtgcgtagtTGTTACCCGGTTTGACTCGTTTCcctggcgtcgtcgtcgtcaagacacacaaaaaaagaactaacTTTTAAATGTGggaaagaaagtaaaaaaaaaaatctctttttattttatttcgatttttttttttaccaattcCCGTCCGGAGAAGCGTAGCCATCGGAAAGAAATAACGGGCCCCCCTCGAAAAATGGACGACGACAATTAAAGTGTTTGGCGATCAGgcgatatttatatacgatgGGAATAAAGAAAGGAAAGGAATTTGTTTTGGAACTAGCTCCTGTTGGAATCCGTCAACGCCGATGCAATTATTGCACACGGGGGCTATTTATTTACTACACaactagaaaagaaagaagagaaactgGACCGTGCAGACggccaagaaaaagagaaaaagaaaaaaaaaccctccgCCGTACCAACAGTGATGGAATgtctctttttgaaaaactcttgTCGACCCCCTCCATCTTTCCTCCTCCTGGCCTCCTCACCTAAGCACTAGTCTGGCCGAGGTAGTCATCCCGCAGGATAGCCAAAAGACAGAgag
It includes:
- the LOC124343425 gene encoding uncharacterized protein LOC124343425; the encoded protein is MDIFGSALISPSVSWAINRNIASSNDRKRAHESDDEETTEPDQLEKSDKYSNYKTGVKTPLVSKSSLGGKFKELFRRVNGSNEEAQSLLASSRSTNKPIIPRDKIKIAGKRLRKALHQSIKYMAIGMENMGTMIYISTNVPSSIYYSRNNDNYYPNMPYC